The following proteins are encoded in a genomic region of Nicotiana sylvestris chromosome 4, ASM39365v2, whole genome shotgun sequence:
- the LOC104212635 gene encoding sugar transporter ERD6-like 6 gives MSSEENNEDGRGGGDLRKPFLHTGSWYRMGSRQSSLMGSSQVMRDSSISVLACVLIVALGPIQFGFTCGYSSPTQTAIMKDLKLTVSEFSLFGSLSNVGAMVGAISSGQISEYIGRKGSLMIAALPNIIGWLSISFAKDPSFLYMGRLLEGFGVGIISYVVPVYIAEIAPQNLRGGLGSVNQLSVTIGIMLAYLLGLFVNWRVLAVLGTLPCLALIPGLFFIPESPRWLAKMGLTEDFETSLQVLRGFDADITNEVNEIKRSVASTSRRTTMRFADLKQRRYWLPLMVGIVLLILQQLGGINGVIFYSSNIFLSAGISSSNAATFGVGAIQVVATAVATWLVDKTGRRLLLIVSSTGMTVSLLIVAVSFYLKGFVSEHSTLYGVLGILSVVGVVLMIISFSLGMGPIPWLIMSEILPVKIKGLAGSTATLANWLFSWVITVTAPLLMAWSSGGTFTIYMVMCAFTVAFVAIWVPETKGRTLEEIQFSFR, from the exons ATGAGTTCAGAAGAAAATAATGAAGATGGGAGAGGAGGAGGAGATCTGAGGAAGCCATTTTTACACACTGGAAGTTGGTATCGAATGGGTTCAAGGCAATCCAGTTTGATGGGTTCTTCTCAAGTTATGCGAGATAGCTCTATCTCTGTTCTTGCTTGTGTTCTCATCGTTGCTTTGGGCCCAATTCAGTTTGGTTTCACT TGTGGCTACTCTTCTCCTACGCAAACTGCAATTATGAAAGATCTGAAGCTCACTGTTTCTGAG TTCTCTTTGTTCGGTTCTTTATCGAACGTGGGTGCTATGGTTGGTGCAATATCTAGTGGTCAAATCTCAGAGTACATTGGGCGAAAAGGG TCTTTAATGATAGCTGCTTTACCTAATATCATTGGTTGGCTTTCCATCTCATTTGCCAAA GATCCTTCCTTTCTGTACATGGGAAGATTGCTGGAAGGCTTTGGTGTGGGAATAATCTCTTATGTG GTTCCTGTATATATTGCCGAGATAGCACCTCAAAATTTGAGAGGGGGTCTAGGGTCTGTTAACCAG CTCTCTGTTACAATcgggatcatgttggcctatttaCTGGGACTTTTTGTTAATTGGAGGGTGCTTGCTGTTCTTG GAACATTGCCTTGCCTAGCACTGATACCTGGATTATTTTTCATCCCCGAATCTCCGCGGTGGTTG GCCAAAATGGGTTTAACAGAAGATTTTGAGACTTCATTACAAGTTCTTCGAGGGTTTGATGCTGACATTACCAATGAAGTAAATGAAATTAAG AGGTCTGTAGCATCAACAAGCCGCAGAACAACAATGCGTTTTGCGGATCTCAAACAAAGAAGATATTGGTTACCTCTTATG GTAGGAATTGTGCTACTTATCCTGCAGCAATTAGGAGGAATCAATGGTGTGATATTCTATTCCAGCAACATTTTCCTATCTGCTG GTATTTCTTCAAGTAATGCTGCAACTTTTGGTGTTGGTGCTATTCAG GTTGTTGCCACTGCAGTTGCGACATGGCTGGTGGATAAAACTGGACGTAGACTTTTATTAATT GTCTCATCTACTGGAATGACTGTTAGTCTCCTAATTGTTGCCGTTTCCTTCTATCTGAAG GGTTTTGTATCTGAGCACTCTACCCTCTATGGTGTATTGGGAATATTATCAGTAGTAGGGGTGGTG CTCATGATTATTTCATTCTCACTCGGAATGGGCCCGATTCCATGGCTTATAATGTCTGAG ATTCTTCCAGTCAAGATCAAAGGCCTCGCTGGAAGTACAGCAACATTAGCCAACTGGTTATTTTCGTGGGTAATAACAGTGACTGCACCGCTGCTTATGGCTTGGAGCAGTGGAG GAACCTTCACCATTTACATGGTTATGTGTGCTTTCACCGTGGCGTTCGTGGCAATTTGGGTACCGGAGACGAAAGGAAGAACTCTGGAGGAGATTCAGTTTTCCTTCAGATGA